Genomic segment of Deltaproteobacteria bacterium:
CCATCGGAGACGTAAATTTCTCCCCGCGGCGAAAATGCCACATGCGTGCAACGATTGAATGGCTCGCCGCCTTGATAAGTCGAAGACTTTCCCGGCACGCCGATGGTCATGAGCACTTTCCCGTCCAGCGTGCATTTGCGCACCGTATGATCGCCGTCGTCGGTGAGAAAAATCGTCTCGTCCAGACCGATGGTCGCGCCGTGGGCGCGCTTGAACACGCCGTCGCCCCAAGAACGCAAAAAGTTGCCGTCGCGGTCGAACACGATCACCGGATGCTTGCCGCGGGTGAAGCAGTAAAGCTGGTCCTTACTATCGACCGCCACTGCCGCCACTTCGTGAAACGTCGAGTCATCGGGTAGTTTGCCAAAATTTTCGACAACTTCGTAACGGTACTCACCGCTGCCAATCACAACTCCCATGGAAGCCTCCTAATCTATTCAATCCTCGATCCTCGATCTTTCATCCTCGACTGATTTACGCCGTCTCATGCTCATACACCTGCCGCCAGGCCTCGAAGCCGCCCATCATGCTGGCGACGTTGGTAAAGCCATTCTCAAGGAAATATCCGGCGGCGCCCATGCTGCTGTTGCCATGGTAGCAGTAGACAACCACGTTGCGATCCTTGGCGGTGGTCTGCAAAAATTCCTGAACGTTGCCGTCGTGCAAGTGCAGCGCGCCGGGAATATGCGCCTGCTGGTAGGAGCCGGCATCGCGAATGTCGACGAACAAACTGATCTTCTCGTCGAACTGCTTTTTCGCTTCGTGAATTTGTAGCTGCGGGATATCCATCGGCAACTCCTTTTCTGACGATGTCGTTTTATCAAGCTCGCACCGCGCTGTCCACAGTGGATTTATTCCCGCGCTGGCGTAGGCGCGGCGGAAATCTCTTGCTATAATCCGGCGCTATGAAACTTTCGCCGATCGCGTATTACGTCACCGCCGCGGTTTGCCAGACCGCGGGCTCTTCGGGCGCCGCCATGCTCGCGCCGTTCTTCATGAAAGAACGCGGCTATTCAGTCGCGCTGGCCGGCATTCCGCTGGTTGCCAACGGCATCGGCCGCGTCTGCTCAGATTTATTCTCCGGCGTGATGGCGACCTATTTCAGTTCCGGCACGCTGCTCATCGCTGCTGTAATAATCGGCTTCACCGTTAGCGTGATCGGCTATCTGTTTCTCGATGCCATGCCGATATTTCTCGTCGTCTTCGCGGTCTACGGACTCACCGAAGCGATGTTCGCGCTCTCGCTTAGAAAAATCGGCTTCGACCAATCGGCTCCCGAGCAGCAGGGAAAAGTGCAAGGACAGATGGCCTCGGCCTTGGGGATCGGCTTCACTCTCGGTCCGCTGCTCGGCGGCTTTGTCGGGAAATGGCTCGGCTTCGATGCGCTTTTTTTACTCTACGCCGTGCCGGAATTGCTCGGACTCATTCTCGTCCTACTTGGCGGCGCCCACCGCTATCGCAAGACCGTCAGGGATGCGTCGACGACGCTTTGGGGCGAAGGTATCAAGCTGGTGAAGCAGCCGCCGTTTCTCGCGTCCTGCCTGGCGATCTGCCAATCGTTCTTTTTCTTGGTCGGCGTCACCCGGGTGGCGTTCCCGTTTTTCGCCGTCAATCGGCGCGGCATCGGTCTCGACGTCGTCGGCACCATGGTTTCGATCTCGCGGCTGACCGATACGCTCGGCCGTTTTAGCGGCGGCCTACTAGCCGATCGGATTCAAGCGCCTCGGGTTATTTTGCTCGGCGTCGCGGTGGGTATCCCGATGTTTCTCTTGCAAGCTCATGGCAGCGGATACTTCACGCTGCTGCTACCCTTGGCGGTGATGACGTTAGGTTTCGGTTGGACGAATGTCGGCTCGACGACGTTCGCATTGCAATGCGCTCCGCCGGCAGCCAAAGGGTTGAGTCTCGGTCTTTCCCGCGCGTCGACTTCGGTTGGACAAATGCTCGGGCCGCTTGCGTGCGGTGTGACGATCGAAATGATGGGTTACGAGCAGGGATTTCAAGTGATGGCGTTGAGTTCGCTCGTCGTCTTAGCGTTCACGTGGTGGGGACTAAAACGCGGGAAACCGGAGTGATGGAGTGGTGGAGTGATGGGGTTCCGGAAAACCCATTACTCCAACACTCCATTACTCCACTACTCCAATTCCCCTACTCCATCACTCCAATCCCTATCTGAGTCCCTTATACTCCTCGCCGATGGCGAGATCTTTCAAATACTCCATGCTGTTGTTGGCGTAACCCACTTGGCCGGCCTTCTCCGCACGCCAGCCATCGAGATATTTGACGATGTCGTCGAGCGGCAACACGTCGGCATATTTTTG
This window contains:
- the glpE gene encoding thiosulfate sulfurtransferase GlpE, with the protein product MDIPQLQIHEAKKQFDEKISLFVDIRDAGSYQQAHIPGALHLHDGNVQEFLQTTAKDRNVVVYCYHGNSSMGAAGYFLENGFTNVASMMGGFEAWRQVYEHETA
- a CDS encoding MFS transporter, which encodes MKLSPIAYYVTAAVCQTAGSSGAAMLAPFFMKERGYSVALAGIPLVANGIGRVCSDLFSGVMATYFSSGTLLIAAVIIGFTVSVIGYLFLDAMPIFLVVFAVYGLTEAMFALSLRKIGFDQSAPEQQGKVQGQMASALGIGFTLGPLLGGFVGKWLGFDALFLLYAVPELLGLILVLLGGAHRYRKTVRDASTTLWGEGIKLVKQPPFLASCLAICQSFFFLVGVTRVAFPFFAVNRRGIGLDVVGTMVSISRLTDTLGRFSGGLLADRIQAPRVILLGVAVGIPMFLLQAHGSGYFTLLLPLAVMTLGFGWTNVGSTTFALQCAPPAAKGLSLGLSRASTSVGQMLGPLACGVTIEMMGYEQGFQVMALSSLVVLAFTWWGLKRGKPE